A section of the Elizabethkingia anophelis R26 genome encodes:
- a CDS encoding NADP-dependent oxidoreductase, producing MKAVVLKAFGDIDQLEIKDIPVPTIGEDEVLIRTKAISINPVDYKIRKGIGWAPELLAYDPIILGWDVSGIVEAVGTKVEQFQIGDEVFGMVNFTGHGKAYAEYVAAPAAHLAKKPQNISHEEAAASTLAALTAWQAFNSYGKLRPNDKTLIHAASGGVGHFAVQIAKHLGAYVIGTSSAKNKDFVLGLGADEHIDYKLVKFEEVLSDLDFVLDAISGDNFAKSIQVLKPFGTIIGLPSGYKADDEIAARAKHLHASFYMKVYSSGADMQHIANLLEREIIKPYIYKIYALSEIKEAHQQIESGTTVGKIVIHI from the coding sequence ATGAAAGCCGTTGTACTAAAAGCTTTTGGTGATATCGATCAACTGGAAATCAAAGATATTCCCGTCCCCACGATTGGTGAGGATGAAGTACTGATCAGGACCAAAGCCATCAGCATCAATCCTGTGGATTATAAAATCCGCAAAGGTATAGGCTGGGCTCCCGAGTTACTGGCTTATGATCCGATTATTTTAGGCTGGGATGTATCCGGAATTGTAGAAGCTGTTGGTACAAAGGTTGAACAGTTTCAAATTGGAGATGAGGTTTTCGGAATGGTTAATTTTACCGGACATGGTAAGGCGTATGCAGAATATGTTGCCGCTCCGGCTGCGCATCTTGCTAAAAAGCCACAAAACATATCCCATGAAGAGGCTGCAGCCAGTACTCTTGCTGCACTAACTGCATGGCAGGCATTTAACAGTTATGGGAAGCTTCGCCCAAATGATAAAACATTGATTCATGCAGCTTCCGGAGGCGTTGGCCACTTTGCTGTACAAATAGCCAAACATCTGGGCGCTTACGTTATCGGAACCTCATCGGCTAAAAATAAAGATTTTGTACTTGGATTAGGAGCAGATGAGCATATAGACTACAAATTGGTAAAATTTGAGGAGGTTTTAAGTGATCTGGATTTTGTACTGGACGCTATTAGCGGTGACAATTTTGCGAAATCTATACAGGTATTGAAGCCGTTTGGAACTATTATTGGACTTCCTTCGGGATACAAAGCGGATGATGAAATAGCTGCACGTGCCAAGCATCTTCATGCCAGCTTTTATATGAAAGTATATTCCAGTGGAGCAGACATGCAGCATATTGCCAACTTACTGGAAAGAGAAATTATAAAGCCATATATCTATAAAATATATGCGCTGAGCGAAATAAAGGAAGCCCATCAGCAAATAGAAAGCGGAACAACAGTCGGAAAGATTGTGATTCATATTTAA
- a CDS encoding helix-turn-helix transcriptional regulator — protein sequence MKKDFYLTRYALIIKRLESSPATYAQLEEYLLGSFEFQDAKITGYSIRTLQRDIKEIASLFNLNIHNKKKGDNRYYIESRPVMEIDEYNQKLLESFQISNALNLHPDFSSFVFFETRKPTGLEHFYDLFFAIRNKRVVTFEHFSYQTRLMTSRKVQPLALKESKNRWYLIAVDTKDKALKSFGLDRINYLEVSNGKFREKYNLNFKEHFQNAFGVMNLAEQKPERIVLKCSRHQGEYIRSFPLHTSQKSFRETPQHIWFEFFLHPTYDFMQEVLSFGQEAVILEPICLSEQVTAHLKNALKNYE from the coding sequence ATGAAAAAAGATTTCTATCTTACCCGCTATGCTCTTATTATTAAGAGATTGGAAAGCTCTCCTGCAACTTATGCACAACTGGAAGAGTATCTGTTGGGCTCCTTCGAATTTCAGGATGCCAAGATCACCGGCTACTCTATCCGGACCCTGCAAAGGGATATTAAAGAAATCGCCAGCCTTTTCAACCTTAATATCCACAACAAAAAGAAAGGCGACAACCGTTACTATATTGAGAGTCGACCGGTAATGGAAATCGACGAGTACAACCAAAAACTTCTGGAATCTTTTCAGATCAGCAATGCCCTGAATCTTCATCCGGATTTCTCTTCTTTTGTATTCTTTGAAACCCGTAAACCTACCGGACTCGAGCATTTCTATGATCTGTTTTTTGCCATTCGTAATAAAAGAGTAGTCACATTCGAGCATTTCAGCTACCAGACCCGACTGATGACTTCCCGCAAAGTACAGCCTTTAGCCCTGAAAGAATCTAAAAACAGATGGTACCTGATCGCCGTAGACACAAAGGATAAGGCCTTGAAATCTTTTGGACTGGACAGAATCAATTATCTGGAAGTAAGCAACGGAAAGTTTCGTGAAAAGTACAATCTGAATTTTAAAGAACATTTTCAGAATGCCTTTGGCGTGATGAATCTTGCAGAACAAAAACCGGAACGCATTGTACTGAAATGCTCCCGTCATCAGGGTGAATACATCCGCAGTTTTCCGCTGCATACTTCACAAAAGAGTTTCAGGGAAACACCGCAACATATCTGGTTCGAGTTTTTTCTGCATCCTACTTACGATTTTATGCAGGAGGTCTTATCCTTTGGTCAGGAAGCTGTAATTCTGGAGCCAATATGCCTCTCAGAGCAGGTTACGGCACATTTGAAAAATGCTTTAAAAAATTATGAATAA
- a CDS encoding REP-associated tyrosine transposase: MSTKYKATEITQTYFITITTVGWIDIFTRLNQKYIIINALKYCQENKGLTIFAYCLMHSHLHLLCRADANISLAEIMRDFKKYTSKKIIHTIIEEPESRREWLLNYFKKNCEHLSRNQGYKVWQDGYHAEEVFSNKWIKEKINYIHQNPVKERIVTESENYYFSSARNYADLDSALDIEVIFMG; encoded by the coding sequence ATGTCAACAAAATATAAAGCGACTGAAATAACACAAACATACTTTATAACAATAACAACTGTTGGCTGGATAGATATCTTTACAAGGCTTAATCAAAAGTATATTATTATTAATGCTTTAAAATATTGTCAGGAAAATAAAGGGCTTACTATTTTTGCGTATTGTCTGATGCATAGCCATCTACATTTATTATGCAGAGCTGATGCTAATATTTCATTAGCAGAAATAATGAGAGATTTCAAAAAGTATACTTCAAAAAAAATCATTCATACAATTATAGAAGAACCGGAGAGCAGAAGAGAGTGGTTATTAAATTATTTCAAAAAAAACTGTGAACATCTGTCTAGAAATCAAGGATATAAAGTATGGCAAGATGGTTATCATGCTGAAGAGGTTTTTTCAAATAAATGGATAAAAGAAAAGATTAATTATATACATCAGAATCCTGTAAAAGAAAGAATAGTAACAGAATCTGAGAATTATTATTTTAGTTCAGCCAGGAATTATGCAGATTTAGATAGTGCATTAGATATTGAAGTTATCTTTATGGGATAA
- a CDS encoding DUF6443 domain-containing protein, translating to MFKFKHFYTMGILMAGTLSSHAQIILTNPITEQNKSVSDPYSIRLLPGFNAASPAVNSFRASLGASSNPNPTPNYESPNPTASISVNENYIYSRTYLAPRSSSDPAAPQQQSISYFDGLGRPKQELSIKSTPNGNDLVTDIPYDSFGRQVQSWLPVPMGSQNGNIQSGVQAAASGYYKKANGSTDPLAYGEKTLENSPLDRILAQAAPGSDWDGKKVQYQYQANADGEVYRYTTSTSWSNNATVSVLGLSGTYGANSLYKNVVTDEDGNSTIEFKNGQGQTLLVRKKNGSENLDTYYVYNEYNQLAFVIPPLAIHKGVDATLLNELAYQYRYDGQNRLVEKKLPGKDWEYMVYDRQDRLVLTQDGKLRQQNKWLFTKYDKFGRVAYTGLLDSAPGRDAQQSNMVNFGINNEERSTSGFAQNGTTVYYSSSAYPVGNFTLLTVNYYDEYPPGSPAVFNGASVLGSNPVNGRSTKGLPVASMVKNIEDNGWTKSYTWYDDKARPVATESQNHLGGYTRTSSVLAFSGVPTSTTTYHKRDASSGEMVMKEDFSYDHQNRLVKHTHQVNGGPVEVLTENIYNELGQLEARNIGNGIQSIKNEYNIRGALTKMNDPKNLMNKLFGFELKYINPAGTSKKYNGNIAETDWATQSDGTLRHYSYQYDGVNRLKEGNYWDNAGAASGSYAEKLNYDLNGNITGLQRTGQGAGVMDQLSYTYDQSGNSNKLIRVNDASGNAAGYPVGGNTIVYDINGNMVNHLDKGISNIAYNYLNLPSSITASIGNTDYVYRADGSKVKKVFGGKTTDYLDGFQYENGVLQFIPTSEGYYDLTKNKYIYNYTDHLGNVRLSYTKGASGGAEIIEENNYYPFGLKHQGYNSNSLANNAYQYKYNGKELQETGMYDYGARMYMSELGRWGVVDPLAEVLRRHTPYNYGVNNPVMFVDPDGMLSVRSLQEMWDNTSSTSTWINSGNGVFDGGEDDPKKKNPRKAGAKPSGMSEAQSLSQIVTINGKKYHANTGNLAAQIGNKINSFFGGDDDFFVEHKKYDAVDDNFIHAFTETAFYEVTGFYAFKGLGKAFKLLKFTKNPSLASQILAQAEANGIKSAQKGINPDIVAKYYEQMMSNTYKSTGGAGYIHEGMYVLTDGNHRMNAAIQYGLKTGNFRFVEEIITKGNFTRANPSNYGVNVYKLPTK from the coding sequence ATGTTTAAGTTCAAACATTTTTATACCATGGGAATTCTCATGGCAGGGACTCTCTCATCCCATGCCCAGATTATTCTCACCAATCCGATAACGGAACAAAACAAGTCTGTTTCCGATCCTTACAGTATCAGGCTCCTGCCAGGGTTCAATGCCGCTTCACCTGCCGTCAACAGCTTCAGGGCTTCTCTGGGAGCTTCCTCCAATCCCAACCCTACGCCAAATTATGAGTCTCCAAATCCGACAGCTTCCATATCGGTGAATGAGAATTACATCTACTCGCGTACTTATCTGGCACCTCGCTCTTCCTCAGATCCTGCTGCCCCTCAGCAGCAGAGTATCTCCTATTTCGACGGACTCGGCAGACCTAAACAGGAGCTTTCTATTAAGTCTACACCCAATGGGAATGACTTGGTTACTGACATTCCATATGACAGCTTCGGGCGTCAGGTACAGTCATGGCTTCCGGTTCCGATGGGTTCGCAAAACGGGAATATACAATCCGGAGTTCAGGCTGCTGCTTCTGGTTATTACAAAAAAGCTAACGGATCCACAGATCCATTGGCTTATGGAGAAAAAACACTCGAAAACTCGCCTCTGGACAGAATCCTCGCTCAGGCTGCTCCGGGTTCTGACTGGGATGGCAAAAAGGTTCAATATCAATATCAGGCCAATGCTGATGGTGAAGTCTATCGCTATACCACCAGTACTTCCTGGAGTAATAATGCGACAGTTTCCGTTCTGGGTCTGAGCGGCACCTATGGAGCCAATAGTTTGTACAAGAATGTCGTTACCGATGAAGACGGAAATTCAACAATAGAATTTAAAAACGGACAGGGACAAACTCTTCTGGTGCGTAAAAAAAATGGTTCAGAAAATCTGGATACTTATTATGTATACAACGAGTACAATCAGCTTGCTTTTGTTATTCCACCTCTCGCTATTCATAAAGGTGTTGATGCTACACTCCTTAATGAATTGGCTTATCAGTACCGTTATGACGGTCAGAACAGACTCGTGGAAAAGAAGCTTCCGGGAAAAGACTGGGAGTATATGGTCTATGATAGGCAGGACAGACTGGTATTAACCCAGGACGGAAAACTCCGCCAGCAGAATAAATGGCTTTTTACCAAATATGATAAATTCGGAAGAGTGGCTTATACAGGATTACTGGATAGTGCTCCGGGAAGGGATGCTCAACAAAGCAATATGGTTAATTTTGGTATTAATAACGAAGAAAGAAGTACTTCCGGTTTTGCACAGAATGGAACAACTGTTTATTACAGCAGTTCAGCCTATCCTGTTGGTAACTTTACTTTGTTAACCGTTAATTATTATGATGAATATCCACCGGGAAGTCCGGCTGTGTTCAATGGTGCTTCGGTTCTGGGTTCTAATCCGGTGAACGGAAGAAGTACAAAAGGACTTCCGGTCGCTTCTATGGTAAAGAATATTGAGGATAATGGATGGACAAAATCTTATACCTGGTATGATGATAAAGCAAGACCTGTAGCCACAGAATCTCAGAACCATCTTGGCGGTTATACCAGAACAAGTTCTGTATTAGCTTTCTCAGGAGTACCCACCAGTACTACAACCTATCATAAAAGAGATGCTTCATCCGGGGAAATGGTGATGAAAGAGGATTTTTCTTATGACCATCAGAATCGTCTGGTGAAACATACCCATCAGGTAAATGGTGGCCCTGTAGAAGTTTTAACAGAGAATATCTACAATGAACTGGGGCAGTTGGAAGCCCGAAATATTGGAAATGGCATTCAGTCGATCAAAAACGAATACAACATTCGTGGGGCTTTAACCAAAATGAATGATCCGAAGAACCTGATGAATAAGCTTTTCGGATTTGAACTGAAGTATATTAATCCAGCAGGAACTTCTAAAAAGTACAATGGTAATATTGCGGAAACTGACTGGGCTACACAAAGTGACGGAACACTAAGACACTATAGTTACCAATATGATGGAGTAAACCGATTAAAAGAAGGGAACTATTGGGATAATGCCGGAGCTGCCAGTGGTTCTTATGCGGAGAAGTTGAATTATGACTTAAACGGAAATATCACCGGATTGCAAAGAACAGGTCAGGGTGCCGGAGTAATGGATCAGCTGAGTTATACCTATGATCAATCCGGAAACAGCAATAAACTGATTAGAGTGAACGATGCTTCTGGAAATGCAGCGGGTTATCCGGTGGGTGGAAACACAATTGTTTATGACATCAATGGTAATATGGTGAATCATCTGGATAAGGGGATTTCGAATATTGCTTACAATTACCTGAATCTGCCAAGCAGTATTACAGCTTCCATAGGGAATACAGATTATGTATACCGCGCAGATGGATCTAAAGTAAAAAAGGTATTTGGGGGTAAAACCACAGATTATCTGGATGGATTCCAGTATGAAAATGGTGTTTTACAATTTATACCGACTTCTGAAGGTTATTATGATCTTACCAAAAATAAGTATATTTACAATTATACAGACCACCTTGGAAATGTAAGATTAAGCTACACCAAAGGTGCTTCTGGAGGAGCGGAGATCATTGAAGAAAACAATTATTACCCATTTGGATTAAAACATCAGGGATACAACTCTAATTCTTTAGCCAATAATGCTTATCAGTATAAATATAATGGCAAGGAATTACAGGAAACGGGAATGTATGACTACGGAGCCAGGATGTATATGTCGGAATTAGGGCGTTGGGGTGTGGTAGATCCGTTGGCGGAAGTGTTAAGACGACATACTCCGTATAATTATGGTGTCAACAATCCTGTAATGTTTGTTGATCCTGATGGAATGCTATCAGTCCGTTCTTTGCAAGAAATGTGGGATAATACTTCTAGTACTAGCACTTGGATTAATAGTGGAAATGGTGTATTTGATGGAGGTGAAGATGATCCAAAAAAGAAAAATCCTAGAAAAGCTGGCGCAAAGCCTTCTGGAATGTCTGAAGCTCAATCTTTAAGTCAAATAGTAACAATCAACGGCAAGAAATATCATGCTAATACAGGAAACCTAGCCGCACAAATAGGAAATAAAATCAATTCATTTTTTGGAGGGGATGATGATTTTTTTGTAGAACACAAAAAATACGATGCGGTGGATGACAATTTCATTCATGCCTTTACAGAAACAGCCTTTTATGAAGTTACAGGATTTTATGCATTTAAAGGACTAGGAAAAGCATTTAAATTATTGAAATTCACAAAAAATCCTTCTTTAGCTTCTCAAATATTAGCTCAAGCTGAAGCAAATGGGATCAAAAGCGCTCAAAAAGGGATTAATCCAGATATTGTGGCAAAATATTATGAACAGATGATGTCAAATACATATAAATCAACAGGAGGCGCAGGCTATATTCATGAAGGCATGTATGTTTTAACGGATGGTAATCACCGTATGAATGCAGCAATTCAATATGGACTAAAAACAGGAAATTTTCGATTTGTAGAAGAAATCATTACAAAAGGTAATTTTACCCGAGCAAACCCTAGTAATTATGGCGTTAATGTGTATAAACTTCCTACTAAATAA